Genomic window (Plasmodium knowlesi strain H genome assembly, chromosome: 9):
gaaaaaaataaaaaaatatttcattgAAAAATAATGCTGCTTTGTTTGAATATAATAAAGACTGGAATTATTTCACCCTTTTTGCTTgatgtgtatgtatttaaaaaaaaaaaaaaaaaaaaaaaacatttcgcAGGGTAAATGAATACATTTTATACTTTTACGTTCGCgcatatgttcatttttatacaATGTTCTAAAGTCAACGATGATGTGAACCTTGCAGGTGACGTAATTTCGAAGCGAACTTACACGTTCGTTAATTTCGTATGCATGTATTTACCTGTATCAAAATGTATGGTACAACATATGCGAGGGTGAAATGGCGCAGTATAATAGGGGTCATTACTCCATTAAGCACTGTTTTTCGAGGATGCGTTTTaagcagaatttttttttttttctttttttttgcatttcgtTACATATGTAGGGGATAACCGAATTGTTCAAATTACTCCAACACTATTTAAAATGCCCCATAACTGTGCGTACACATTTTACGAACATGTATACATTTCAGTTTATGCTTAAGGTGACGAcgcatacatgtgtaagtTTGAATATACTTTTATACACGTAGCATTTCTCTGCAATACAAAATGTTACGAGAAATTCCTACACGTGTGAAGCATAACGATCGGTGAGTAACATTGCAAGGTATcggcaaagggaaaaaattacttccTCCCAAGTTTTGTGCAGTTTTCCCATTTCACGCATTTCGCCCAGTTGACACAACCCTTTCAAAGTTGGtacaaatttctttttttcaaacccAGCTGTGCAAAAAGCCCGAGATGGGCCTTATGAAAAAGCTTCGCGAAAAATCCAAAGTGTAATTTGATATCAAAGAAAATTTAATGTGTTACGAATGTAAATTATGTTCCAATATACAAATAGCTTAACCATGCTATTTTCCGGtggtttaatttttctaaaaaattgCGTACGTGTTTTTACGCCCGCATGTACATtctcacatatatatatatatatgcatggatatgtgaaggaaatatgtatttataaCACATGCTGCACGTGTTATTGAAAACCAAATTTGTATGTTTACATAATAAGCATGCAATTATACAAGCGTGCATACGAACTTGCCATATATACTATTCGCGGTTTTATATTCATACTTATAAATATAACAATATATGTTATATGCTCAATATggatgtatatacatgcggATTTACAGTTtattttatgtgtatatttttgatataaaaaattttttctttttttttatgccattttttaatttttacaattgAAGCTCCATCtttaatgaatttttttttttttttttttcctttctcatgagtataatatttatacagaaagagaggaaaccattttttgtttttcaaacATTAAGCATATTGCTCTCATATTCCATACTGGGGATTATATATACGGTTTAGCAACtttggaaggaaggagataaATGGTCACCTGGATGTTTTTGAAGCTGTAAGGGAAGGTCATAAaggtaaagagaaaaaaaaaaaaaaaaataataccaAGTAACTTGTTTAAGCATTACAACAATAGATGTATTCGCGCCCCTGCATTCCATACATGTTTTATGTGAACAGCTAACGTACGATCGtaatgaggggaaaaagtgaTGAGAGGAGTATTATGTAAGAACTGAGAGGGAGGGGGGCGCTTAATGaagatataatattttactaCCTGTCGCAATACACGGAAAAGCGTGCACGTAAATGTACTATGTTACGCCAAACGGATGTGTGAacaatttaagaaaaaaaaaataaataaataaaaataactgCTACACGCAAGGAAAGAATTATGTAATTGCCAACAAAcaactcccccccccaaaagaaagaaataacaCCATAACTGTACAACCAAAGTGTATCATAAGAAAGTGCATGCACATGTAAGGGGTAAAACGGCAGTAATGAACGTATGTAACCACATAAGTGTAACTTAAGTACATTTATTTTCAGCGAGAAAAAGTAATAAGTGAAAGTTTCCGTAATGATACAGTTGCAGATCGTGTGGTCTATATTTATCTGATTGCACGTGCACATACGAGAAGAAGCGTCAAGGCCATATCGCTTCCATCTCATTGGtgataacaatttttttttttttttttttttactgttcATATATTGCATATCGATCAATTCACTATATTCCAACAGATGGGAGCGTACTTGTCAGCACCTAAAACGAATAAGGAGTCCCTGGACGGAGGAAACTTAGAGCTAGACCCAAGCAGATATGGACTGTCGTGCATGCAAGGATGGAGGAAGAACATGGAAGATAGTCACATTTGCTACAACAATCTGAAACTGAACGAAATAGAGGAGGATGTATCCATTTATGGTGTTTTCGATGGACATGGAGGACCAAATGTATCAAAATGGATTTCGTATAATTTCCGAAGGATCTTTTTAAGGTGCATAAAAGAAGCTAGTGAAGAATTAACAAAGAAGAATCTGAACAAGTCTAAACATTATAAATTGAAACTAATAAAATTAACCCTTGAAaaaacctttttaaaattagatGAAGAAATGCTGCTCACGGAGAAtcaagaaaaattaaaaaaatatagcgtACCAAcacaagaaaatgaagaggaatcGGACACTAGGGAGAATTATTTGTATTCCATTTTGAACGACATAATATCGAAAAATATCAGCATCAAAGCTATAGAGAAAGATGGGAAGAGGTGTTTACAGGTTGTTTATAATAAGGACGGAAATCCAGTAGAAGAGGGCAGTGCAGAATCATCCACCACGCTAACCGATGAGGAAAATAACAAATCACTGGATTTGTTAGGCGACACGGATAGTTTAGTTAAGAACGAGGAGGACAAGAACGAAAACGAAGATGGTGATGAAGGTGGGCAAAAGgaaacagaagaagagaagggaGCGAATAAAGTTGCCCTGAAGGAGAGCTGCAAAGACGATGGAAGCACGCAAGATGGGAAcagtaaaattttaaagaaagaCGACGAAATTTCGGAGAGTTTAACCGCCaagggtgaagaagaaaaaggtgctATCAAGGGGGAAGtagaaaagtgcaaaaaggacgaaaaaacagaagacgataaggagaaaaatagtACATGTAAgatagaaaaaacaaatgaagaggagaaaaataaggaagcATATGTGACTGGGGGTAAATGTGAGATGGACACAAATAAGGCAATATCAAATTCAAGTGGCAGCGAAAATAATGGCAAGGTGAAAGACGAAGATGGTAAGGAAAATGTGGATGGATATGCCAAGGACGGCGAAAGCGCAGAAACGAATGCGAAGAGGTTAAAGAAAGGCATGAATAACGAGTATTCTAgcaacgaaaaggaaatgaacaaGGAGGAGGACCTCAGTGATGTCGGTAGTGGAAGTACATGCGAACCGGTGGTTAAAGCCGAACTGACGTATGACAATCTAAAATGCATGGAGGAAGCAGCGGCGAAGGAAGCGAAAAATAATGGGGCAAATGGGAATTTATCTGGGTTTGACGAAAGCGCCCTGAGGTtatatgaaaaaggaagtagtAGCAGTGAAGAAGGATTTTCCTACGACGAGACTGTCACAAATGTTATAGATAACAACATAAGTAGTAACAACGACACGAGTAACGAGGCAGACGATTGCAATGGATTATACTCGTCTGATGAATTACGCCTATTTGAAAATTACTATTCAAATGATTATGAGGATAACATAGCTTATAGTTGCGGGTCGACAGCACTAGTAGCAGTTATCCTTAAGGGGTACCTTATAGTTGCCAATGCAGGAGATTCTAGAGCCATCGTTTGTTTTAATGGAAACTCGTTAGGTATGTCTACTGACCATAAGCCTCATTtgcaggaagaagaagcccGCATTAAAAAGGCAGGAGGATATATTTCCAATGGAAGGGTAGATGGAAATTTAAATTTGACAAGAGCTATTGGTGATTTGCACTATAAAAGGGATCCATTTTTACCTCAGAAGGATCAGAAAATTTCTGCATTTCCGGAAGTTACTTGTGTTACATTAACTCCAGAAgatgaatttttatttcttgctTGTGATGGTATATGGGATTGTAAGGATGGACAAGACGTGGTCGGGTTCGTTAAGACCAGACTTGAAAAGTTCGAAGAACCAACAAGTGACGAAGCTGTAATTGACAGTACAGACAACAGTAATGAAAATGCCACAACGACTATTACGACTAATGAAAATATCGTTAACAGTATGGGTAATgacgaaaaggagaaatcgAAAGAGTTAGAACAAAGTGCAGAAAGCAAGGAGAAGACAAATGTACAAGGAGGGGTAGTGGACTCACCGATAGGtaagaagaacaacaacaaaatatCTCCCAAGGGAACGAATAATAACGATGAGGGTGTTGAAAATGGTAGTGAGAAAGAAAGCAAAGAGGAACAAAGAGAACTTTCTGAAGATGCTCAGGGGGAGGATGActtggatgaagaagatgacgACAACGATGGATTAGAAATGGATAGgtatgatgaggatgacacCAAATTTGATTCCGCACCAGTTATTGTcaggaaaaaattcgaaaaatttaataagCTCTCTCAGATTTGTGAAGAGCTGTGTGATGAGTGCTTGTCCAACAATTACAAGGAGAACGATGGAATTGGATGCGATAACATGACATGCCTGATCGTTCAGTACAATCCTGTTTATAAAATACACACAGagaagaagtttttaaatataGACGATATTGAGTGAACTCCCAGAGGCGTCTTGTGTTTTGTAGAGACTATACAACTGTGCGATGGACATGTAACAGAAAATGGTTGCGTATTCCAAGATGAATGGGCTCACCTCTGTACATGCTTTATGTGTGTGTCACGCACTCGTAATGGCTACATTTGTTCAGTTACttcacattttaaaatagcAAGGGCGCAGATTAATTTGCGCTATTTAAATGTGCACTCAGGAACATTTACATGCCCCAATGCTCTGCGAagtttttccctctttatttTGCCACCCTGAACTTTAAACAGTAGGTACTGTGCATATTGTTTCAAGGACGACGGGACGAGAAGAAATGGGGGAAagcaaaataagaataaaatttcgAATAATGAAAGTGCCAGTTTGAGGGGAGATCCTTTTCAtatgcatgaaaaaaatgccccTTATCCTTTTAAGAATGTGTGCCACGATGcctacatttttatattccagACTTTAGTTATACTCACTGGAATGTATGCACTGGAAGGGTTGCGCCCCATACGGGCCCCCTTGGCGCGCTCTTCCCTCCGTGCccttgtttatatatatgtgtgtgttatACCCTTATTACTATTACCATTACCATTAATGCTACAGCTACTGTTACtattattgttatttatttttttttttttttttgaagctacagctccccctttttttttttttcattatcccTTCTAATGCCATGTTACTGACATGCTAATATTTTTCTCACAATGTGAATAGATTATATTTTATCTATACAAATGGATTATTATGCAAATATGCCTCTGCGCATGTGTGTGCAGGGAGGTCGTGGCGCTCCTTTTGTTGCTGTGTTGGAATGAGGCTGCACACAATGTGTCTACGCCTGTACGTGCACACACCGTGGTAGGCAACAGACCTACACGCGTTAGCGCATATTACTGCGCAAACGAAAAAACACATAAATAGTATAAtctcacataaaaaaaaaaaaaaaaaaaaaaaaaaaaaaaacgcgtgactatatatttatatatatatatatatatatatatatatgcatatgcatgagaatacatatacgtacaagTGTCTTACTGCCACTTACatggtaattttttcatacccTATTTAACTGtcaattattaaaaaaataccctaaattaataaaaaaaaaaaatgtatatatatatatatatatatatgcttaatTTTTCATGCGTCTCTCCTGgaccattttgtaaaataagACGAAAACGTGTACAGGCGGGGGAAGCAGCTTTGGTACAGTGTATCCCACATAGGAGATACAGTTCGGGAATGGAGTTAACGTCAAAAGGGGATAAAACTTCTCCTGCACGGCATACATGCCGAAAGGTGATACGcaagggagggggaaaaaggtgcCTGGGGTTCATGTGAATAGATTTGATTCCTTGGAAGATGTCAGAAAAAATGTCAGCATTGTTTTGAGCTTCTTTTTCAGTTCGTCGTCGTCTAGGCAGT
Coding sequences:
- a CDS encoding protein phosphatase PPM2, putative — its product is MGAYLSAPKTNKESLDGGNLELDPSRYGLSCMQGWRKNMEDSHICYNNLKLNEIEEDVSIYGVFDGHGGPNVSKWISYNFRRIFLRCIKEASEELTKKNLNKSKHYKLKLIKLTLEKTFLKLDEEMLLTENQEKLKKYSVPTQENEEESDTRENYLYSILNDIISKNISIKAIEKDGKRCLQVVYNKDGNPVEEGSAESSTTLTDEENNKSLDLLGDTDSLVKNEEDKNENEDGDEGGQKETEEEKGANKVALKESCKDDGSTQDGNSKILKKDDEISESLTAKGEEEKGAIKGEVEKCKKDEKTEDDKEKNSTCKIEKTNEEEKNKEAYVTGGKCEMDTNKAISNSSGSENNGKVKDEDGKENVDGYAKDGESAETNAKRLKKGMNNEYSSNEKEMNKEEDLSDVGSGSTCEPVVKAELTYDNLKCMEEAAAKEAKNNGANGNLSGFDESALRLYEKGSSSSEEGFSYDETVTNVIDNNISSNNDTSNEADDCNGLYSSDELRLFENYYSNDYEDNIAYSCGSTALVAVILKGYLIVANAGDSRAIVCFNGNSLGMSTDHKPHLQEEEARIKKAGGYISNGRVDGNLNLTRAIGDLHYKRDPFLPQKDQKISAFPEVTCVTLTPEDEFLFLACDGIWDCKDGQDVVGFVKTRLEKFEEPTSDEAVIDSTDNSNENATTTITTNENIVNSMGNDEKEKSKELEQSAESKEKTNVQGGVVDSPIGKKNNNKISPKGTNNNDEGVENGSEKESKEEQRELSEDAQGEDDLDEEDDDNDGLEMDRYDEDDTKFDSAPVIVRKKFEKFNKLSQICEELCDECLSNNYKENDGIGCDNMTCLIVQYNPVYKIHTEKKFLNIDDIE